The genomic region TTTATTGGCTGCATTCACCACAGCATCGGCCTTGTGTCTTGTGAGATCATCCTTACAAACGCAAATGTCAATTCCTTGCTTTAGTTTTTTCCTGTATACTTCAACAGTGCATTTTGTACTTTTGAAGGTCAATGTACAAGCAACCTTTTTGTAAATGAGATTACTTAGACAgttctctcttttctccagaGCTTCATAGGCATCTTTATTGATGGGGATCACCAAGGTGTCCTCATCCATTACCATGCTTGGCCCTAggatacagaataaaataaagtgaaatccAAGATAGTACTGTCAAAACATTGCTTTTTATATAGAAGTGTGGTTTATAGCTCTCAATTTTATCCTACTGTTGTAACTTACTCATATTTTTTGTCGTAGTCTGatcttctctctccccttttcatAGGCCTTTCTAAGCCCAACTAAGCAAAGAAATCAAGGCCTCACGTGTTCATTATTCCGTTCAAATTAACCTCCCCATCTAGTAGCTCCTTTCCCATCTTTCGTCAAGaccttctcctctttccttccgaTGCCTTATGAATCACAGCTGGAAAGTGAAAAGTTCAGGCATGCTCTGGCAGGTGAACATATTTGAATGCTGAGAAACAGTCAGTGTTATGCTGTCCACTGTTTCATGTAAGCCTGTGAATACTTTCAGTTTCATCTTTTCCATCAACAGCCAGCTCCCTTCCTGTAACTGAACAGAGGCCAGGCTCAGGAGTGGCCAGCTGCTGATCTGCGTCCTCTGAGAGACCACGCACCCTCCTCTGAGGCAGTCTGTCTTCCAGATTATCTTCTGGTGACCTGGCAGATGTCAGGCCTGGTAAAATATGCCCTGAGCCCCGAAACGGCCTGCTCAGAGTACTCTCAACAGAAGGATTACCATCATATATAGCCTGTAGATCCCTTGGGCAAATACCTTTTCCTTAGAAGTGGTTGACCTCTTCTCTTTCCCTATTCTTCCCCCAAAAGCACTAAAAGATGACAACAACAGTATCACTGAGCCTGTGGTGACTTGAGAATTTGGGTTTGCCTTACTGTTTACCTGAGGAGGAAGCTTGGTTAAGATGTGTCTCCTCCTGCTACTTGttacctctctctctcttactTTCCTTCAGTTTATTCTCCCCACCATTAGGCTGACACAACCATTGCCAGGGACATATTCTTAAATAAATCAGTGACATAAtctgaattaggaaaaaaaaaaacaccacaccacaAAACTGAATTTGATTTAGAGCACCAACCTCAAAGAGTGATGCAGCAGCACAACTGAATAGCCTGAGAATAAATggtgaggaggaaaaagaagcagaCAAGTGTGAGGGAAATTGGATCCTTTGGTCTTTGGAATGGATCCTGTTACAGGGCTTCGTTAATTGTCTGCAGTGCCACCATGGTGCTGTGCTGCATTTGCCACTAAAACTCCAGCAGAGAAAGCCAATGTAAAAAGCCATGCTGTAATCAGAGCTTCAAAATActtgtaaaagcagaaaacaccccttctccccctctGAGCTTGTTTTGCTGAGAGGGCTGAAgcctgcccctgccctctccAAGGCATTCTCAGCATTGTGCCACTGAGTCCCAGCAAGATCCAAGGGTGAGTCCCCCAGGCCTTTGCAGAGTCAGTGACACTCAGCCACACCGGCAGAGGAACGCTTGCCGTAACGTTCATTTAACCATGCCACAGAGATCTTATGCTGAGCTTTGTCTTTAGTTCTGTGTATCTTGTTTGGTCTGCACTTACAGCCCACAAGCAAGTTCTTTCTTTGTAAGGAACTTGTGAATTTGGAAGGGCTTTTTAAACCCCTTCTTTTAGGGAACAAAAATAACAGTGAAGAGTGGGGCAGTTTTTACATTATCGCTGTGGCTATACAGCCCTCTCCTGGCAGATACCAGCAGTACTGTATGCATTAGTTATGTGAATTAGTTTAAATCAATTTGTATGAGTTTAATCAAACTTTCCTCCTGGGTACGCTACCTACTTGTAAAAAGAGTTGTGACATTTTGCACTTCCGCACACTGATTCATCAAAACACTTCTGAACTCTTGCTTTGGAAAGAGAAACGCAAGCAAATCCTGTTGAAGTAATGAATAATAACGTTGATTCATAACCGTGCCTAATTCATACATTTCAGGTGGCTTCTGGCTATTCCACGTTGAGGTTTTCCCGTTTGCTGGCTGTAGCTGCAGCAATTTTCACCTGAAACGCAGGAACGCGCTGTGCAGGCGGCAGAACGCTTACCTGAATCGCTCTTCAGTGTGGAGCTCTCTGCACTGCAACTCTgttgtaaaaaaaacaacaaaacaaacaacaaaacacaagaaagagaaaatacacgTTACTGCCCGATGGGCGGCGTTCCTACGGGAGCGGTTCTGCTGCAAGCGCCACCTTTTCAACAATCCCTATGAAGTTTTCTACCGTTTAAAACGCTAAAACGGAGGCCGGACCTGCCGGGGGGTGAGATGCCGGGAATTTTTACCTCATCCCGAGCTCCGTGACagaaaacaccacttttttttttgatttcccCCCAGTGCCTAGACCCCGTCGGCGGGCAGGGGCGAGCCCGTCCCGGCCTCTGGCACAGGGCCGCTGCCGGCCGCAGCACCCCGCGCCCCTGAGgagggcggccccggggcggtgGGAGACCCCGCCGCCACccgcctccccccttccccagccccgctctgttACCTGGAAGATCCCCATTAACCAGCGTCCGTCTCCCTCTCAgcgccgggggccggggcggggagcggcgacCCGGAGAGGCGGAGCGGGAAGCGAAAGCGAAAGCGGGGAAGCGGCGGGGGCATCATGGCGGCGCCGCTGCTGGTGCGGCTTtgcccggcccccggcgccgccgaCAAGCCGCTGCTCAAGCTCCAGAGCTACTTCCAGTCAGGGAAGCGGTCGGGGGGCGGCGAGTGCGAGGTGCGGGCGGGCCCCGAGCCCGGCACCTACTGGGTGCACTTCCAGCAGGAGCGAGGTAGGGGGACGGGGGGCAAGACGGGCTGGGGCGGGGGTTGCCCGCAGCTCGGCACGGCCCCGCCGCTGAGGGGGCGAAGCGGCGGCTGAGCCCCGGACacccccggggaaggggggatCAGTTGGCCCGCAGGTCCCTCAGGCGTGGGGGGGCGGGAAATGGCCGCCGAGGGTACTATCCTGCGGCCCCGGGCAGCGGGTGGGCAAAGGGCAGGCGGTCTCTGTTGCCGTCGAGTTTTCAGGTGGCTTTTATCAGCCTTACCTCTGCCTGTCCCCAAATTGGGTCAGATAAGAGGAGCGTGGAATCCCGCACGGATCATGTCTTGGAATTGGGTGCCCAGCGCCTGAGGATTGTCATCCAGGTGGGAGAAGGGGATGCGGGAAAGAGCCCGGTTACAGCGCAGGCCTCGTCCAGCTCATCCTCCCCTCAGCGGGCTGCTGAAGGCCATGGAGACGCGTCAGGAGAAGTCATTACCAAAAAGGTACGTCAGGAAGAGCAGCAGCGAGCAGTGTCATGGCCTGCCCCACAAGTCCTTTGCGTTGTTTCGGTGTTTCATGCCAAGCAGATGTCAGTGAAACGGGGGCAGGGAGTGACTTTGGAGTGCTGGGTCACAGGTCATCCAGGCATGTTCCCAGGCAGCACGTTCTCCAGCATGGCTTCAGCATGTGCCAACTGCCGCTTCCCAGAGCGGCACTGTGGCGGGTTtcaacacctctgctatgaggacaggctgggagagttggggttgttcagcctggagaagagaaggctccggggagaccttatagccccttccagtacttaaagggggctacaggaaagatggggagggactttttacaagggcatgtagtgatacgacaaggggtaatggttttaaactaagagatggtaaatttagattagatataaagaagaaattcttcattacaagggtggtgaggcactggcacaggttgcccagagaagctgtggctgccccatccctggaggtgttcaaacccaggctggatggggctttgggcaacctggtctagtgggaggtgtccctgcccagggcaggggggtggaactggatgatctttaaggtcccttccaacccaaaccattctatgattctgtgaatgcaCCAAGGACTGCTCCCAAAAGGTGGAAGAATTTTGTGAGATTTGGATCCCTTCCAGCTACGCAGACCTCTAATACTATTTCAGCATGTTTTGTATCTTCAAAAAATCCTAATTACTTCAATCCCTCAGTgttaaaaaaatctgctctgaTGGGATGTAGCACAGCAGACGTTATTTCAGACATTTTGAACTAAAAGTTATGCATAAAAGAAAAGATCATCTGTGTGTTCGGGACATGGGTTAGGGCCCGGCAGCAAGTTATATGATGGAGATGTGTCTCTGCCAAGACACTGATGTCTGGCCCAGAGGGTTTACCCTGTTCTGCATAATACCATAGATGTAGCTTTTCAAGTACAGCACGTGCTAACATCGTGGTTATCTGATATCTGTAGCAGTATACTGCAAATTTCCTTATCCTTCTGTCTCCGCCAAGTAGAGACGTGAACGTGTTTGTTACTGTTTTTCAGGATCCTGTTTTCTGCCTTAACCCTGAGTTACGAAAGCGTGACTTTTgggaattttttaaagaaagatagtAAGAGAAAACCAGAAAGTCCAATATAATTAAAGAACAATGTGATATAACTTATCTGTGACATGTTGTGTCTCTGTCACCCAGCACTAAGGGGACAGACGGGTTCTTTGGAGATCCTTGGCAGAATGGTGATGGCCCTAAGTTGTAGTTACAATTAAAGCTTTATGTTTTTGTAACATGATTTTATGATTAGCAAAGCATAGAATTAATGATCAGAATAGCACAGGATTTCTACAAGCGTAATCAGTGTGGCACAGTTTTGTAAGTCGTGTAGCACTGAATTTTATAGCACGGCTTAGCTTGTGGTTTCTAATCAACTGGACCCTCTGCAGACCATGTCAAAACTTAATACTTGGCTTGCTGTGTTGATAGAACAATCATTATCTAGACTCAAAAAACGCATGAAAGGATATGAGTCATTCACTCAGTCCTTGGAGGAAGCAGAGGTCgctggaggtgtccctggccaccCGGGGATCGCGGGTCTCACTGTCCAGCAGCAGTTGAGGGCCAAGCTCCCACTTAGGGCTTGTAACTGCTTGATTTTGTAGACGGCGCCCTGCATGCTGTTACGCTTCCCTGTTCTGTGATCATCACCACCTGGTTGGTGTGGTGCCTGGGACCTTCAAGGCCCGTAAGGAGGGGAGTAGTTGGCCTGGTGCCCGGGAACCTTGAGCAtgacagggaggggaagaagaaatgtgTTTGCTTCATCTATGCGGTGCACAGGACATTCAGGGCCTGATAATGAGGGGAAAAGGGACTAATACGTGACCAGCTTGGTTGCAGAGAATGGCCGTTAGCCTTATAAAATGCCGTTAGTTCTGCTAATGGCATTGGTGGAGGTCAGGAGCAGGGAGTACTGGTCACAGTCTCAAATTAAGTAGCAAAGTTATTGTCTTTGTTCCCGCAATTCTGATGATGTTAACAAATTGGATTTAGCAGTTGATTGTTTTACTTACATGTGTGTGATATCAGTATATATATGTTGTAAAAGAAACACTATGTACAAATGTATCTATCGTAATCTGACCCTACTGAGACATATAGAGCTTTTCCTTCCTCAAATTACAGAAGCAGCAAGCTGAGAACCTTAGGAAAAACAACTACTGATATATTCTCGTCTTCTCTTTAGATATTTCTTACAGTATCTGCAACTTTGAATACCAGTATGTTCACTGCAGAGCAAAGGGAGAAAATTACCGTTATATGTccaaatttaaaaagagaaggaaatcctAATATTGATGGCTCTGAGCAATTGACGGGAGATTTTACTGATATTGAAAAAGCTTATCACTACTTTAAGGATATCCTCGCGGGCAATGACACAAACCATAATTTTTCACATGCCGAAAGTAAGAAGGGTTTGGAAGACGAAAATGGTCTGAGTACTGAAGAAATGAATGAGTTTACAGTTCTGTCAGCTCTATATGAATATTTCAATCATACCCGCAAAGAAGAAATCAAAGTACTACATGAACGTTTTGGAGTGCGTATAAGAAGTAAAGATCATTGCAATGGAAGCACATCAGTGTGCTTCACTTCTGATGAAAGTCCTGCATCGATACAAGGAGCTAAAGATTTATTTATCAcaatttttcagaaaagcatagaagatctgaaacaggaaaaaattccCTTAACAAATGGTTACACATTAAATGAGACAATAAGGAAATTAAATGCCAGGTTTAGTAATCTTCTTGCCAAAGAGGAAGGGAATCAATTGCTACTCCGTGGTCCAGCGAGTGAGATTTTAGCTGCCAAAAAATTTCTAGCACAGGAGGATGAGGACAGCCAAACcgaaaagaatatgaaaatatcATCTGAACTGTACAGATACAGGAATGGAGTAGAAGTTGATGCTTCTCTGTTTAAATTGTTGGAAACAACATTAAGCAAAGAAATTGAAGACATTAAAGACAAATTTGATACAGTAGTAGAAAAGAAAGACAGTTCATACGGCCAGAAGGTGTTCATAATATTTAGGCCTAGGATCAAAACTTCTGATATGTCTTCACATGCTACTGAAAGTTTCATCAATGCATTTCAGAATGCCTCTGCAATGTTAAGAGAAAAAATCATCAGCTGTAAGCTTTCAGAAGAtcagaagaaaagattaaatatGCTACTTAATGGAAAACAATTGGAAGATCTGCATGTAAAACTTAAGAAGGAGGAAGACAAACTCATCTTAAGTGGTTTACCAAAGCATCTTCATGCTGCTGAAAAGCACATTGTGAACCTTCTTAACACTGAGGACTCAACACAAACTAAAAATAGGACACCACTGTCCTCTGATCTCAGCTATCAAGAAGTTACAGAAGCATCTGAGAAGAAATACAATGGCAGGCAAAAGAATAATCTTCCTTCTGAAAGACAGTCCAAGGTGAAGACAGAAGAAGATGACAAAGATGTGTGTCCGATTTGCATGGAGACAATTAAGAATAAAGAAATTCTGAGAAAGTGCAATCATGCGTTTTGCAAAAGTTGCATTGACCAGGCCATGACTTATAAGCAAGCTTGTCCTGTTTGTAATACCGTCTATGGACTCATGGAAGGAAACCAACCAGAGGGAACAATGTCGGTTAGAACGATGTCTTCATCTCTCTCTGGTTATCCCAACTGTGGTACTATTGTGATTACATATAGTATGTGTGCTGGTATTCAAACTGTAAGTATATTTAAAGATTCATAAAAGGTATTTTTCCCACAACAAAACCAATAATATTGAATctaaaattaactatttttccATCATTGTTATGCATGTCCAGGAGAgacatttctttgttttgtacaaatatgcaagtatttaattcagtatttttgggTGCGATTAAGTAATATAGTAGGAATGAAATAGTCGAATGGTAGCCCTCCATTTCATATGCACCAGGACAGAGCTACCTGTCTTTAATTTGTACATTGGGGATAACTGAACTGAGATCTATGGAGTGATATTGTGTAAACAAAACTTTGTGAGTATAATGAGGATTCTCTGAGACATTCTCTTAGCTGCCGACACCATCAGACAAAAATGAATAGCGGGCTGGCTTGTAAGCTTTGCAGGTGAGAAATCAGCTTATTTTATGTGCTTAGAGTGATGACTAGGACTGAAAATGGATAAATGAAAAAGTCAGAGGAGTCAGACATGCATTCGGGAGAgctaagaggaaaaaacaaatttaaaaataacactggATGCATGAGTGATGATAAGAAAATGTGAACGAAACTTATATGGAAGAAATTatctaatgagaaaaaaacctgctcaaAATCAGTCATCAGTCATGCTATGTCCTTCTGTCATGCTATCCCACAGCTGggatctgtgatttttttacacTTCCAAAGCATTTATGATATACaatatggtttggttttgtttttctacaaaACAGAGCAACCATCCAAACCCAGGGAAACCTTATTGTGCAACTCGTCGAATAGCGTATTTACCTGACAACAAGGAAGGGCGAGAAATTCTGCAGCTCCTCAGAAGAGCCTTTGACCAAAAATTGATTTTCACTGTGGGGCAGTCACGTACTACTGGTGTACGAGATGTTATCACATGGAATGATATTCACCACAAAACTTCCATGGTTGGAGGACCTTCCAAGTAAGTACTCTTCACTTTGTAATTTTGTTGCTACTCAGATATGTCAGGAAGGCTACCCTGAACATTTTCCACATTAGAGCTTTCAGATTTTGTCAGTATCAAAGTGGTTGTGGAGTGCTCCATGGATCCAGGCTTGAATCACCTTCACCAATTCGGATAGGTGGAACAAGGGTGAGCTTAGTCTTCTGCTGCCCCTCAGGCCACTCATTCACCAGTGAGTTGTGTAAAACACCTACTCTGATGAGAAACCACTTCTAGTAGAGCACAGGACAGCAAGCTCTTGATAGCACCTAAGGTTGGACTCCTGATCTCAGCCTCTTCTCTTACCTGCTGTTTTGCTCCAGGAGGTGCTGGTCCATTATGATCCCACTAAAGACAGCACTCAGACTGTAAAATACGATTGGAAAGTCTACTTATTAGAGCTAACAGCAAGAAGAAAGAGATTGTAGTATAGGTATGGTTATGTCCCCTTAGATGTGAGGAACCCCAAATTGCACAGCATTCATTGGGCCTCCAGTCTGAGCACAGGATGCCGTGCCGACCCCATCCGTAGAAAGGGTTAACCCATTTTGGTCGTTTGAGCTATTACAGGATTTTCTTAGTAGAAAACAGCTCTGTTCAGCAATTCTTGAGGACTTGCTGCACTTCTAGATAAAGACAAGGACACGCAGGTGGTGTAATCACGGGTACGGAGCgggagctgcctgcagcacctcccTGAGACTGATCTGGCCGACTCTGTCCTGTGGCCAAGGGATGTGCACAGCCCATCACAGGCCTGAAGGCCACACTGTACGTCCAGCACAGCATGGCGTGGGCCTGGGTCTGCCCCAGTTAACTGTTAATGGGGATCATTAATTCCTCAGTGTATGATGGTCTTCCGGTAAGGATCATTACGTTCCACCCCTTAATGCACATACAATTGACCATTCTTAAAGATATGATTAACTACAGATTATATCGGTAAACTGTTTAGCTCCTGGAAGGGATCTTAGAGAGACAAGAGGGAGGTTTGGAACAGTCCTTTCGAGCTTGTTGTAGCCCCCCAGGGGCAGGTGTCTTCCTGCAAGCTCTAAAGATCGGTGCCTAGATCCTCCTTCCTGGGCTGGGATCATAAAAGATCAAAAAGTATCAGTTTTACTTTATCCCCCCTCTCTGGCCAAATGCTCTCCCTAGTTATCACTTGCTTCATACACACTTTTGGCGATGCGCTACTTAAAATCCAGAAGTGCCGTTGTATTTGTGTTTTGAATGCTGACTTGGATGCGCCTCAGGTCTGATTTTCAGACAGATGCATACCCCAGCGTGCCATCATTTTCCAGTGGGACACCAGTCAGCTTCGAAAATCAAGATCTTAGTGTCATTTTGGACGACCAAGTTCAGCAGCtccttttctgaagtttttagCTTTACCCTGTCTGTACCACCTCTCTGACCTGCAAAATAGGGTCTGTTTTCTCTCTGGAGTAatgatgtactttaagaaggtagaatagggggatcttatcaacacttataaatacttaaagggtggatgtcaggaggatggggccaggctcttttcagcggtgcccagggacaggacaagaggtaatgggcacaaacttgagcataggaagttccatctcaacatgaggaggaacttctttactttgggggtggcagagcactggcacaggctgcccggagaggtggtggagtctccaactatggagacattcaaaacccacctgaacctgtgtaacctgctctgggtgaccctgctctggcaggggggttggactagatgatctccagaggtcccttccaatcctatgatcTATGGGACAACAGTAAGAAGTGCATGCATAAAATTTGTCAAGTGTTTTAAAAGACTTGGATAAGAAGATTCTGTAGAACTGTCAAGTGCTTCATTGCAGAAGTAGCCCAAAcaattcttttcttctcctagTTTTGGTTACCCTGATCCTCATTATCTGCAACGAGTTCGATCAGAATTGAAAGCAAGAGGAATTGAATGAAGAGATTTAACAACCGTCAGCTCTTAAGTGTAATAACTGAACACATAGCAGTTAATTTACTGTTCATACAAGAAGAAGGAAGTTACTTTGTTCAACTGCTGTACTTAAATCACTTGTCTTTCGCAGTCAGCTCAGTAATCTTTTTTTCATCAAATGACATATGTTTGTTTTACACATCATTTAGTTCCTTGAATAATGCTTCACTCTGTGAGTAACCTTTACAGAATTTGCGTCTTGTGAGTGCAGCATCAGAACTTGTTGCACTTGTCAAATACCAAATTGTGTGTCTTATTTTACTAGTGAATCCGATATGCACTTTTTCCCACAAGTATTCAGTCCGACCACCAAAACTGATAGATCCACTACTAGCTTTTATTCGATCAAACACTTACTTTAGCTTTGTGTAATTACGTCTGTCATCATGGATAGCATCATGTAACCCATCTGCTGGAAGATTTTTATGCAGCTGTTATAGCATCAGCTGCAATGAGGCTGTGACctcttgcttcttttccttttcagggtAGAAACAGCATTAGCAGTTTGggtttaaaatgtgaaattagCATGGATAATGTATGAGGGGTTATGTGGGTGCTGCTGCATTTTTAGCCCTGCAGAAATGCTGAACACTCGGAGCCGCGTTGGAGCAAATGGAAAGTAACAG from Rissa tridactyla isolate bRisTri1 chromosome 7, bRisTri1.patW.cur.20221130, whole genome shotgun sequence harbors:
- the DTX3L gene encoding E3 ubiquitin-protein ligase DTX3L, with protein sequence MAAPLLVRLCPAPGAADKPLLKLQSYFQSGKRSGGGECEVRAGPEPGTYWVHFQQERDKRSVESRTDHVLELGAQRLRIVIQVGEGDAGKSPVTAQASSSSSSPQRAAEGHGDASGEVITKKIFLTVSATLNTSMFTAEQREKITVICPNLKREGNPNIDGSEQLTGDFTDIEKAYHYFKDILAGNDTNHNFSHAESKKGLEDENGLSTEEMNEFTVLSALYEYFNHTRKEEIKVLHERFGVRIRSKDHCNGSTSVCFTSDESPASIQGAKDLFITIFQKSIEDLKQEKIPLTNGYTLNETIRKLNARFSNLLAKEEGNQLLLRGPASEILAAKKFLAQEDEDSQTEKNMKISSELYRYRNGVEVDASLFKLLETTLSKEIEDIKDKFDTVVEKKDSSYGQKVFIIFRPRIKTSDMSSHATESFINAFQNASAMLREKIISCKLSEDQKKRLNMLLNGKQLEDLHVKLKKEEDKLILSGLPKHLHAAEKHIVNLLNTEDSTQTKNRTPLSSDLSYQEVTEASEKKYNGRQKNNLPSERQSKVKTEEDDKDVCPICMETIKNKEILRKCNHAFCKSCIDQAMTYKQACPVCNTVYGLMEGNQPEGTMSVRTMSSSLSGYPNCGTIVITYSMCAGIQTSNHPNPGKPYCATRRIAYLPDNKEGREILQLLRRAFDQKLIFTVGQSRTTGVRDVITWNDIHHKTSMVGGPSNFGYPDPHYLQRVRSELKARGIE